A stretch of Henckelia pumila isolate YLH828 chromosome 4, ASM3356847v2, whole genome shotgun sequence DNA encodes these proteins:
- the LOC140861914 gene encoding secreted RxLR effector protein 161-like: MKKVPYSNAVGSIMYLIISTRSDITYGLSLVSRFMSKPSRDHWKAVQWLLRYLKGTSKLTLQYSRSMSNTCAVTGFCDSDYAADLDKRRSISGYVFTVGGNVVCWKSNLQSVVALSTTEAEYISLTEAVKEGLWITGFVNEMGLEHKGVIIFCDSESAIHLSKNSVFHERTKHIDVRLHFVRDIISRGLIEVQNIDTLINPADILTKVVPVSKLNHALRKLKLVE, encoded by the coding sequence ATGAAGAAGGTTCCTTATTCAAATGCAGTGGGAAGTATAATGTACTTGATTATATCTACTCGATCAGACATCACTTATGGTTTAAGTCTTGTGAGTAGGTTCATGAGTAAACCAAGCAGAGATCATTGGAAGGCAGTTCAATGGCTTCTAAGGTACTTAAAGGGAACTTCAAAGCTAACATTACAGTACTCTAGGTCTATGTCAAACACATGTGCAGTCACTGGTTTTTGTGACTCTGATTACGCTGCTGATCTAGACAAGAGGAGATCAATTTCAGGTTATGTGTTTACTGTTGGAGGCAATGTGGTTTGTTGGAAATCAAACTTACAAAGTGTGGTTGCTTTATCCACTACTGAAGCCGAGTACATTAGCCTAACTGAAGCTGTAAAAGAAGGTCTTTGGATCACTGGTTTTGTTAATGAAATGGGTCTGGAACATAAAGGTGTCATCATTTTTTGTGACTCAGAAAGTGCAATACATTTATCTAAAAATTCTGTCTTTCATGAAAGGACAAAGCATATAGATGTTAGATTGCATTTTGTGAGGGATATCATATCAAGAGGCTTGATTGAAGTCCAAAATATTGACACTTTGATCAATCCAGCTGATATTTTGACAAAGGTGGTGCCTGTGAGCAAACTTAATCATGCATTAAGGAAGCTCAAACTTGTGGAGTAA